From a region of the Lactuca sativa cultivar Salinas chromosome 4, Lsat_Salinas_v11, whole genome shotgun sequence genome:
- the LOC111879982 gene encoding tRNA-specific adenosine deaminase TAD2, with amino-acid sequence MICLSELRHQYYKFASVHIKMGEEMPEIVAFMKLALEQAKIAFDNLEVPVGCVIVMDEKVISCGRNRTNETRNATRHAEMEAIDGLLEEWKEKGLTKHEVVEMFSKCYLYVTCEPCIMCASALSFIGIKEVYYGCANDKFGGCGSILSLHTNTTTSDSGEDVGRKSYKCTGGIMGEEAVSLFRNFYELGNPNAPKPHRQPIQQP; translated from the exons ATGATATGTCTAAGTGAACTTCGGCATCAATATTACAAGTTTGCGTCAG TTCATATCAAGATGGGAGAAGAAATGCCAGAAATTGTTGCATTTATGAAGCTGGCATTAGAACAG gCTAAAATTGCATTTGATAATCTTGAGGTGCCTGTGGG CTGTGTTATTGTTATGGATGAGAAGGTCATATCATGTGGAAGAAATCGGACTAATGAAACAAGAAAT GCTACAAGACACGCTGAAATGGAAGCTATTGATGGTTTGCTTGAGGAATGGAAAGAAAAGGGACTTACAAAACATGAAGTTGTTGAGATGTTCTCAAAATGCTATCTTTATGTTACATGTGAACCATGTATAATGTGTGCATCTGCCTTATCATTTATTG GTATAAAAGAGGTGTACTATGGTTGTGCGAATGATAAATTTGGAGGGTGTGGATCAATATTATCCTTGCATACAAATACAACTACATCCGATAGTGGTGAAGATGTTGGGAGAAAAAGTTACAAATGCACGGGTGGGATAATGGGTGAAGAAGCAGTTTCTCTttttagaaacttttatgaacttggaaaccctaatg